CTTGATATCTGGTCGAGGTAAGACGCTGCCTCCCCTTCAACCGTTCGGAGTTCGGCTACCGTCTCCTCCTGGATCGACACTCCGAAGTTGTTGCCGTCCTCTATCCTTGGGATGAGCAGCTGAACCCACATTTTGacctgaggaaagaaaagaacggtgctgaggaaagaagagagCAACATATGGAAGGCAAGCAGTCAAGTCAACACTTGAATATCACGTGAAGTCGAtctcaacatgttttattttccttcataTGCATTGTACACATTTCCAGCTGTAGTGCCACACTTAGTGATCTTAAACAGCTGATAAAGGACTTGAAGACATGATATATAGAAAACTTACTGTGTTACATTTCTCTATGAGCGTCCTGATCTCTGGCTTGACCTTTTCAATAAGTTCAACAAGGTTTCCGTTGCTCTTCATCATCCCACCAGGCATGACGAACACCTTGGTGCCActcactgggaaaaaaagaggaagcagagaaatatATAAGACAAAGAAATGATTCTTCTAACACACAGGTCAGACAGATTTTAGCAGctaaacatttgttttgcacaGTACTTACCCATatcctctccacctccatcctccaGCTTTCGCTTTTTGGCATTTTGCTGTGGAAAGATGCAGCAGGTTAAGCGTCATTTCTCACCCGTATGGacgttatttactttactttactttgaCAGTAGAACCTTACCCCCTCTAGTCCGTCATGGAGGTTTGAGAGCAAGATGGGGTCGGGCACCGTCAGGTTTATCTCCGAGTGGATCTCCTTCAGTTCGGTGATGTTTATGCTGGGATCCTGAATAACAAAACAAGATTAGTTTTCACTTGGCAAAATATGCCATGAGACTTGAAAGATTTCTAAACTTTGGTTGatattttgccaaaaaaaaaaaaaatatatatatatatttttattgtggcAATATAGTTAAATAAATCTAATGCTAAATAAATCGATGTGATAAAACACGGTGTAACATGCCCCAAAACGTCATCCACTATCAAACGTTTTTAACGAGTGGCTCTGTCACACATGTGGGTCAAACatgcagagaaagaacagaTTTAGCTCAACCAGAGAGAGACgatcaaatcaaatatttatgtgGTTATTAGAAGCTAATATTTACAACACTCTCGGTTCCAATGGGCCATCTTCTTCTTATTAGTTGAATACTAGTATTGATGTAAACACAGGAAATGACTCTGTTTTGGCACTGGTGAATGTTATGGTTTTTGCATCAGTGTCATGAGTCATCTTAAATCTCAAATATTTACACgaaaaaactattcaaatatTCCATCTGTGAAGCATCCCTTTGAGAGGCTCTTAATTCCCAGAGTTTTCCCTGGATGTTATGAAATTGTGTATCGACTGTGTTGTGCATTAAGCTGTACAAACAAATAGCTCACCTTGAGGAAGTGATCGAGCTCCAGTAATTTCTTTGGGAAAAAGTTTGCGACTAGATCCTCTGcctggaaggaggaaaaaacagacaaatttaAGGGGAGTCTTGTTTTGAAACTAAACAACAGTGACAGTCGTGAAAGGATgataatagtatttttttttactacttacTTCTGAGGTGATACGTTCTCTGAAAGCATCAACCTGCCAACACGCACAGGAGTAGAAAACATTAGAATATTATTGTGGGTAAACGTGGTTTCACTCTTCACTTTCGTAACAAGTCAGGATGAGCCATTGTGGTGTAAATTGGTCTGTGTATGAGCATGTGTAAGTGTATAAGCTTTGATGCGAGATGAATTGACGCTGGCAGCTTGTTAAGATACATGGACTTTACTGCTCAATACCACACACATTGAAATAAAACTATACTTAAAATGTAAGATCAAAGATTGCAAAGTGGCTTAAAATGGCTAAAAATGGCTATAACGGTCTACTAAGATAAAAAGTCAGTGCAGGTGTTGTCCCTGCTCCCCTCTTAGCCAGTCTGGTAGCCTGAGGCCCGCATTTCTACATGTGCTCTTCCGATAATAActcacagttacacacacagcGCTGTAAACGTAAACTTATTCGCGTCTCCAGTGAAGCCTAACGTCACTGTGACATAGCACCTGTGGGAAGGTTTGACAGGTGTATTGTAGCaggcgggaaaaaaaagccGGTAAGCCGATAGCTGCCATTAGCCTGGCCTTATCAATGCTCCCACATCACGCTACAAGATGTGGCTAACACGTTAGCGAGCAGATAGCAACAACAACGCGCCATATGACCTTAGAATGAGAACCCAAAGCACAAACCTCACcttagttttaatttcattgtcCACCTTCAGGAGTGAAGACATCTTACGTAATCAAATATGCAGAGAGCGACTGTCCCGGTAGCATTAAATTCACTGATAAACGTGTGTGTGGCTTACTAGTTGTCAGCCACACTCGCGAGCTTAAAGATGACGTCGTAAACGCGCGCCGCCTCGTCTGCGCTTGCGCGAAACGTCACCGTATTATTTTCCCGAGACGCAGCTGACGATGTAAACAAGAAAAGACAGTCGAGGGCAACAGGGATCAAACAGGCCGGTGTCACCTCAAATGATAGCCCGTTTATTCCCGTAGGCGGCCGACATGGGGCTCCCCGTTACGATTAAAGTCAACTTCCGGGGGAACGTGAAGAGATTTCTGGCCCAGGATTTGGACAAATTGGAGTGGGAATCCGTTGAAGCCTGGGTAAGCTGCTAGCAGAGCATGTTGGCTAAACGCTGGCGCAGTTTGGTGGAAGAGGCAGGCCCAGACATGGCCTAGACACGTAAACAATAGCGCACCTGAAGGACAGACGGTGCCGCTTCGACAAAATATCTGAACAAGAGCTAATCTTTAATCTAACTAGCGTGTCTCAGAAAGGACACTGACAGGGCAGCGGCGCTTTGACGTTACTGCGTTTTTGTCGTGGTATTTCTCAGCCCTGCCATGATTGATGTTTTCGCGACACACGTGAGAAAACTAACCGCCGATTCAATAATAGAGTGTTTGCCGTGGATTTCACCTGAACCACCTTGTGTTTCAGATCAAAGCGTCATTCGGGATCAACCACTTCCAAGTTAAATACTTTGACGAGGACAACGAAGAGGTAAGCGCTTGCgtacagatgtgtttttaaatggttGGATTAGAGTCGTGTTTAGGTTTTGAAAAATATTAAGATCGTCTGTTAATTCTGATtacatttactttctttttcagatttGCATAAACAGCCAAGGTGAGTACTTTTTCATACCTTGAAATAAATTCATAATTCACCTACAAAGTACACACTCCAAGTTTGATTGCGCAATATGATAATGGTAATCCTATTATGACTGTTTTCCCCCGCAGATGAATATGAAGAAGCCATCAAGGTACTGTCAGACATAACAAAATGccacacaaatgtttgtgaGAGTACTTATACACACTATAAACATGCCATTGTTCCAGTGTAGCAGCATTCTCATAGCTATggaataaataagaaaagcaTTATAACAATGCATACGCTGTCTCATTGACTATGCATGTGCAAGTATTTGCCTTTTGTATGTTGCTGTGTCAGTCTCGTGCAATGTGCTTGATGCTATTTTCAGAGCGCAGAGAAGCAGGGGAACCAGTTGCACATGAACGTGTACAAGATGAAAGGGCAGGCCTGCGGCGGCCCGCTGAAGACGGAGGTGAAGGAGCTGAAAGGAGACCTCCGACCGGCTCCTCCTTACCCATCGAGGGTCAAAACGGTGGACAAAGGCACACAGGTCACCCCAGAGCGTGAAGCAGTAAGGAAACAATCGACCCTCCTCTTCTTGGGCGACTTTATTCtagcattttaaatgtttgcagtCACTAACTCAGGAGTTAGTGGTGGTTTAATTCAGAGAAACTCTGATGCCTGGTGCTGACGCATATATTATTTTGATGCAGGTAGCAGTAAAGGACAAAGCGAGCAAACCAGAAGATGAGCCCCCTCCCATGTGGTTTAGATCGTACATGGAGAAAGTAAGTTTTATTTGGAATCTAATGTGatacaaatttaattaaaatcgcctttgtgtttctcttgtactgagtaaaatatattttttttttcatagtttaaGGATGAGGTTGTAAAAGAAGTAGTGGAAAGGATGTGCAGCGACTTTTCTGGCCAGTGTTGTACCCACAAATCCTCTGATGGCCCCCTCGAGGCCATGGGGGCAAGTGGCGGCACTGTGGGACCCAGGCCGGGCCCCTCCACCTCGAATGGCTCCCTTGGCTACACCccaaactgcagcagctgcaaCAAACTCACCTCTGAAGGAGCCTACAAGTGCAGGTGGGCGTTAAACACATTCTAACATGGTGCTTAATATGAGCTCATTTAGTCATTTGGCATTTTCTTACATTGCTTTGAGTGTCCACATTGATGCCTTTGTTGCTTTTCCTTGCTAGTGTGTGCCCGTCCTGCATCCTGTGTGAGTTGTGCAGACATAGCCATGACCCCAGCCACAACCTCGTGAGAACCAAGACGCCCCTCTCCATCCCTGAACACGGGATGTCAGGAGAGTTAAGGTAAACCTCCAAAAAAACTGATGTTGAATTCATCTTGAAGCTGATAGACATTTGTACGTACAATTGTGCTAGGCCCTTTTTGCTCTCACTTGTCCTACATTAATGCAGGAAgtcataaatgtaaatgcacaaGGCAGGATTGCAAATCATTCTAGCAGCTAGATAACTGTCATTCATGAAATTTATAGGTGGGgatgtgtcttgttttttggaaaaataaacttttgatAGTCAACAAATAGGTGTTCCTGATGACATTTCAAACCAGGTTCCCAAGGCGAGGAGACAGGACAGTGCGCAAGGCCGAGCGACAGCGCCTCAAAGCTGAAAGAAGGCAGCTAAGAGCCGAAGTGAAGGAAATCAAGAAGAAACTGAGACTGGAGAAGAGGGGGCTGCAGTGGAGTGGGCCCTCTACCTCAGGCAGAGCCAACCTGACAAACATGACCTCAGCGTCCACCCAGGTCCCAGCCCTGCCCCCTCCTGCTGCCTCAGAAACAGCCTCAGGTCCAGCCCCAGCCCAAGGTCCCATCCCTGCCCCGGTCCCTGATCCCCAGGCCTCCAGTCCAGAGTAAGCGCCACCTCGGAAGGGCGTCCGCCAGTGCTGGGTACCTCGAACCCAGCATGGATgcaaaaaagtcatttttttccaagaaaagaaatcaaaaatatGCCATCTTTGTAATCTAGTCTGTATGAGTGTGTCGCTGGCTGCTCTGGGGTGGTGGAAAATGTTGGAACTACCTCAATGtgaaaactgctgctgctgcttcatagATTTTCTAAGAAAAATGCTTttgagctgcaaaaaaaaaaaaatctggggtCCTGCTTTTTTGATTCGTAGAGAACAAAAGAGATGGGTATTATAAGAAACCAGGGCTATTTTCAACAATGCTCTGTACACTTGAAACTAGGGGTCCTGGGGTCTCGCACACGTCCTTGGTGCCCACTATGGCTGCCTTGTTTCTGGATGAAAATCTGCCTGACGGCACCCGTCTGGATCCTGGCACCAAGTTCATCAAATACTGGAAGATGAGGAACTCGGGCACTATCAGCTGGACCTCAGAGACTAAGGTACCCCTCCCACTCGCCGAGAGGACAGGCTCCACTCTCTATGCCCCCCCGCTTCACTTCCACTTTGAGTCTCCACTCAACTCATTGCCTCTTCTTATCCTCTAACACCAGCTAAGATTTCTTTGCCAGTCTAATAGCACCAATGGCCTTTTTGTCTGAGatgtttatcattttaaatcagtTGAATCTGTGTTGTGCTTTAAGTTTTTAAGTCTTTGTCATCGTTGGAGCGTGTGCGAAAGCGTGGCTCTCGGGCCGAGCGCGTGCGTGTTTTCCGTTGCGTGACTTTGGTTGCATGCTGTCGTCTTTGTGCCTTTTCGCATGTGTATTcctattttgtgttttgtgtatgtgtgtacgtgCACCCAGCTAGTGTTCATGTGGGGAAACCTTGGCTTGGCgtcagaggagaagagggaggtgCCGGTGCCCCTGTTGCTGCCCGGCCAAGTGGGAGTGGTCAGTGTGGCCTTTGTCGCTCCCGTGATGGAGGGGACGTACACCTCCCACTGGCGGCTGGCGCACTGCGGGTGTCAGTTCGGCCCGCGCGTGTGGTGCAGCATCGTGGTCGACCCCGGGAGCGCCCGCAACGCACTCGGGCATCAGAGCAAACCGCCGGCAAGTCTGCAAACCAGTGACACGCTGCACAGCTGCAACAGATTTCACCTCACACACTCGCAGAAGATTAATCATGAGCCTTTTTAAACGCTGTACTATCAATTTCAAATGTCTGCTTCCTGATCccttatacatatatataaatatgacttGGTGAATCTAGGTAAAATGTACGAAAAAATTATGCAAACAAAGcggtttaaatttaaagatcGCCAATGATGCTTGGATATGGAACAACTTTACTTGGACTGATCCTTTTTACTATCATAGGAGTGTTTGCAATTATGTTTGAACATCAATAGAACCTGTAGAAATTTCTAGGCACAGAAAAAGTGCCGGAAAATGAACATTTACGTCAAAAAGTTTCACAACGCGCCGTAGTCATGATACGAACGGGAATGTCTGAGTGATCGCCGGTTCGCTTCACTAATGGTGTCGTTCTTGTTTGTGCTTCAGAAGGTGGAGGTGAAGCCGgcggagaaggagagggaggtgaGGCCCAGGGTCAGCATCCCGGACCTGTCTGTAGACCTCCACCATGACGACTACTACTTCCCCTCAGTCGACCTGCTCACTGCACAGGTGCACGCTGTGATAGCTCAGATGAAAGAGGACACGCTGTGGATGGTAGTAGTGGAGCGGTGCTCATGATCCCCGatctgctctgtgtgtctgtacagGATCTGCTGTCGTTCGAGTTGCTGGATATAAATATTGTGCAGGAGTTGGAAAAGGTTCCCAACAACACTCCAGTGGGTGAGTAAAGTTGTTAggctttaaacatttaacagtcTCTGAGACAGTCTTGTGTGCGTCTCTTTTCCTTCCCCGGTCTTGAACATTTTTGCCCATTTTGCACTCTTTACTTCCAAACACTTATTTTAGCAACGTCACCGTATGTAAATGTCATGTTCACTATGCTTCCTTTCTAGATTTGACTCCCTGCATATCTCCTCTTCCCCACGATGCACCGGTCTTGGAAAAGAACATCACTTTGCAGATAAAAGAAGACACACCGGTCACTGGAGTCAAAACACTTTTTGGTGAGTTAGTTAAAGTTATTATACACCAACggaagatttaaaaataacattgtcCAGCTTGTGACAGTTAATTCAGTGGTccgctgggaaacatttggacctgatCTGTGGCaaccatctagaccagaccaggaaggtggtcgtaatgttatgcctgatcaatgtgtatatatttaagAAGAAGCATCCTAATTCAGGTTGAAGACCAGAAATCTAGAATAACACTGGAGTTGGGAAGTTACAAAGAACCTTGAAGTTAGCAGCACCAGGATATGCTACTAGCGATTGTTGagttgtgttgcattgtgggtaatttGGGCATCAGTGTTTAAATAATGAAGAAAGGAGTTGAAGATGTTTTCCTTCTGACCTAGagcattctcttttttttgtgtgtttttctaaggGGTGAAACTGAGGCAGCAGAAGGAGGTGTCGGAGCCTGTggcccaggaggaggagagggaggaggaaatcAGCGGAGCTCAGTTCCTCTGCGAGACGCTCATCCGCTCCCTCACTTTGGAGGAAGCCCCCGACCACCGACCCCTGCGCAGGGCCTCGCACGGCAGCCACAGATCGCAGCGTGAGGAGCTTCTCGACACAGCGAACAGTGAACACAATGCacagctgtattattattaaaaaaatttgTTCTCTATTTGTTGTTCTTGAATCAAGTTGTTTCCCGGGGTCCAAGCTTCTGCTTAGAGACGACAGTCGAGGCTGAGAGCTCGCAGAGGCCCCAGGAGGGAAACAAAGAGATCTGTGC
This window of the Mugil cephalus isolate CIBA_MC_2020 chromosome 16, CIBA_Mcephalus_1.1, whole genome shotgun sequence genome carries:
- the psme3 gene encoding proteasome activator complex subunit 3 encodes the protein MSSLLKVDNEIKTKVDAFRERITSEAEDLVANFFPKKLLELDHFLKDPSINITELKEIHSEINLTVPDPILLSNLHDGLEGQNAKKRKLEDGGGEDMVSGTKVFVMPGGMMKSNGNLVELIEKVKPEIRTLIEKCNTVKMWVQLLIPRIEDGNNFGVSIQEETVAELRTVEGEAASYLDQISRYYITRAKLVSKIAKYPHVEDYRRTVTEIDEKEYISLKIIVSELRNQYVTLHDMILKNIEKIKRPRSSNADALY
- the nbr1a gene encoding NBR1 autophagy cargo receptor a isoform X1, encoding MGLPVTIKVNFRGNVKRFLAQDLDKLEWESVEAWIKASFGINHFQVKYFDEDNEEICINSQDEYEEAIKSAEKQGNQLHMNVYKMKGQACGGPLKTEVKELKGDLRPAPPYPSRVKTVDKGTQVTPEREAVAVKDKASKPEDEPPPMWFRSYMEKFKDEVVKEVVERMCSDFSGQCCTHKSSDGPLEAMGASGGTVGPRPGPSTSNGSLGYTPNCSSCNKLTSEGAYKCSVCPSCILCELCRHSHDPSHNLVRTKTPLSIPEHGMSGELRFPRRGDRTVRKAERQRLKAERRQLRAEVKEIKKKLRLEKRGLQWSGPSTSGRANLTNMTSASTQVPALPPPAASETASGPAPAQGPIPAPVPDPQASSPEGPGVSHTSLVPTMAALFLDENLPDGTRLDPGTKFIKYWKMRNSGTISWTSETKLVFMWGNLGLASEEKREVPVPLLLPGQVGVVSVAFVAPVMEGTYTSHWRLAHCGCQFGPRVWCSIVVDPGSARNALGHQSKPPKVEVKPAEKEREVRPRVSIPDLSVDLHHDDYYFPSVDLLTAQDLLSFELLDINIVQELEKVPNNTPVDLTPCISPLPHDAPVLEKNITLQIKEDTPVTGVKTLFGVKLRQQKEVSEPVAQEEEREEEISGAQFLCETLIRSLTLEEAPDHRPLRRASHGSHRSQLVSRGPSFCLETTVEAESSQRPQEGNKEICAVKLESSALPANAALDHITPERETGPVLLLEPENENPHLGSHQNNEDKDVFHALQNLKDDEEEKEEGGAKGEDWDEVSSQTSSVSSCDDYIIVLPDCFDTSRPLGESMYSSAMSQPDSAAAAAAAAAAEDEDDDDDDDDDDETSADPEREQEEDSVVDPGRAATPLQTEGQADVDAAEDSLENTWPPPAPPIDSSVNQMLCASQTLDAVTLTPEVVPPPVLPNSPLPPPALYSPRSEALYLAEDPSPPACEPYEPPQPRVHLNVSSGLSRSAGSASSAFETYNPRPSNALLPRGQGGITEGLVKGALSVAASAYKALFTGPNCSIQRGIDPAARQDPSMMAMLLEMGFRDQRLNQQLLRKHGYSLLHTVNELVQMAEDGQNAAADARP
- the nbr1a gene encoding NBR1 autophagy cargo receptor a isoform X2; the protein is MGLPVTIKVNFRGNVKRFLAQDLDKLEWESVEAWIKASFGINHFQVKYFDEDNEEICINSQDEYEEAIKSAEKQGNQLHMNVYKMKGQACGGPLKTEVKELKGDLRPAPPYPSRVKTVDKGTQVTPEREAVAVKDKASKPEDEPPPMWFRSYMEKFKDEVVKEVVERMCSDFSGQCCTHKSSDGPLEAMGASGGTVGPRPGPSTSNGSLGYTPNCSSCNKLTSEGAYKCSVCPSCILCELCRHSHDPSHNLVRTKTPLSIPEHGMSGELRFPRRGDRTVRKAERQRLKAERRQLRAEVKEIKKKLRLEKRGLQWSGPSTSGRANLTNMTSASTQVPALPPPAASETASGPAPAQGPIPAPVPDPQASSPEGPGVSHTSLVPTMAALFLDENLPDGTRLDPGTKFIKYWKMRNSGTISWTSETKLVFMWGNLGLASEEKREVPVPLLLPGQVGVVSVAFVAPVMEGTYTSHWRLAHCGCQFGPRVWCSIVVDPGSARNALGHQSKPPKVEVKPAEKEREVRPRVSIPDLSVDLHHDDYYFPSVDLLTAQDLLSFELLDINIVQELEKVPNNTPVDLTPCISPLPHDAPVLEKNITLQIKEDTPVTGVKTLFGVKLRQQKEVSEPVAQEEEREEEISGAQFLCETLIRSLTLEEAPDHRPLRRASHGSHRSQLVSRGPSFCLETTVEAESSQRPQEGNKEICAVKLESSALPANAALDHITPERETGPVLLLEPENENPHLGSHQNNEDKDVFHALQNLKDDEEEKEEGGAKGEDWDEVSSQTSSVSSCDDYIIVLPDCFDTSRPLGESMYSSAMSQPDSAAAAAAAAAAEDEDDDDDDDDDDETSADPEREQEEDSVVDPGRAATPLQTEGQADVDAAEDSLENTWPPPAPPIDSSVNQMLCASQTLDAVTLTPEVVPPPVLPNSPLPPPALYSPRSEALYLAEDPSPPACEPYEPPQPRVHLNVSSGLSRSAGSASSAFETYNPRPSNALLPSEASIRPPGRTLP